The sequence aaaaaataaaaaattaatgctaataataCATCATTGTCAACCTTTAGTATTAATATTCTAACTTTTAAAATTCTTGAACAAAGAACTTTGGCCCCCCCTAAGTTTGAATCCTGGTTCCGTTCCTGAATTCAGTCGAACAACAAAAGTTCTATACACATAGCTGATCAATGTAATCAAGTTATCATGCTAGTTAACATTAAATCTCCTAAGCCAATCAAGCAGGGAGTGCGAAGTTAAGTCTCCTCAACCACACCGAGTGAAGCACCATGTGAAGGACATCAAATGGCTTAGCCGGCCGGTTTAGCACAAAATGCCTTTGCACTTTTATTACATTCTTTTGCAATTTCTTGTACTTCTCATGGGGAATCCCTAGCAAAATCTTCTTAATTTCTCGAATCTTTTCCACTGGAATTTGTACTGAAAATCGACCCCAATTGAGGACGTCACTAAATGGTAAATGATAACTATCAGAAATTATAACTGGAACACACCCTTTGTATATTGCTTCCACAACTCTAGGACTTGCCACTTCGAATCCACTAGGACACAAGCAATACTTAGTTTGGGTCATTATTTTGGTGTAATTCGGGCCTTGAGGAAGGTACTCATGGACCTGTACATCATCGTCTTTGTCCTTCCAATTCTTGAGTAAGATTTCACGAATGTCTCCATGAGCCTGACCACCAAAGAAGGCGAGGATTGGGCGGTTGTTTGGGCCGTGGCCCTGAAGAAGTGGGCCAAGTGTTCCACTAGGTATGTAAATTTCAGGAATTGAGATGTCTCTAATGGGCTGAAATCCTTCAGAGGTGTTAGCATTACAATGGGCCCTAATTAAATTCTCGAAGAGTTCATGGTTGGCAACTGAGATATCTGGTGCCTGTATTATGAAAACatataagaatataaatatTAGAAAACATTGCTTAACTAACAAGCTGGCCAATATGAGGATACTTGAACTTAGAATATTAAGTgaatttattctcaaaaaaagaaagaaaaagaatattaagtgacttagtataaaaatataataacttCCTTTATACAATTTGCTAATGGTTTgatgcaataataataatataaatttcatcaaaataataataataatataaattttttgccatgcatttaattgtctttttatgtatttttcaagaaattatgAAAGCCCTGTATAAGTAGAATTTATATTGTTTCTGGCTTGAAAGTGTTAGACCACAACTTAGTCTTATGTAAATTTAGAAAATCCAACAAATAATTTTAGTCagacctaaaaaaaattccaagccgatttcaaaagaaattaatcatgtacattttttttttccatttaagtAAAGAGACACTTAAAGGCATgcattttcaaacaaaattactttttttattagaaacaacACATACATATAAGGGAGAGGGAAAAATGTTCTAATACAAAGGCACattacaactccactcaaaggcattttcaaacaaatttacTTAATTAGGCTAAAATGTTTACTCAAAATTATGGCAAAAACTACTTACTCAACAAAGTTAATTATAGTGGCCATAGAAATTCAATAAATATTGTGGAAGAACTCATTAATCCATGtctcacaaattttttaaattttttggaaaaatgctatgttcacaacaaattttaagtgtcAAGTTGTTATTGACTATTACAagtaggtaaaaaagtaatttaagttgtagattcaaattaaaactaataataagttaataactTTCCATCTATAATTTactataaaaatgttgtgaaaattttatagacaTAGGCACATAGCACTTAAAAATTATCCAAATGAATACCTCAAACTCATCATCCCCTCCTTACACATTTTTCTTCCCCAACAAAAAACCACACTTGTCTCTCTTTGGCTTTCACACCAAAAACACTCGACTTACCATGACCTTAATTACTAACAAATTAATCTATACACACGAAGATTGATTTATGAGTAATTTATTTGTTccattctttccttttctttgccTCACATGGGTTATCATTTGTTTCGTCCTTTTCTTTTTACGACTTCACATGGCTTAATTAAAACTTGATGAAATATTAATTCTAATAAGTCCACATGGGGAGTATTAATCAATATCATGGGGTTGAACCCACGGCCACGGGACACGGACACCCCATAGAAAAAATGGTCAACTCACATATCTTTAGCCCTTTGACAAGTGTAACTCAAATAGCTTTAGCATGTGTATATTTTGACTTTGCAAATTACAAAACAAGTCTTGCTTCTTGGGAAAAGTAATAGTAATAGATACTACAACtcatcatatttttaaaaagagtaattttaaagtataaaaaataaaaataaaaataaaaattcacaattgCAGACCATTTATGTGTACCtagatttattgttttaaaaattaactttCCACCTAGGATACCAAAATTAACTAATAATGCAGTACGATTACAACGGAAAGTACGTACCCAATCGTGACATGAAAGCATGAAATGGTCAGCACCATTGCTTCTGTTCCAGTAAGGGTGCTTATTTGCAACGACCTTAACGTAGTCCATCACAATCTTTTGCAGACGATCACGATAGAAGTCTGCGTCTGTGGTGATAGGCATATAAACATAATCAACAATATTGGTTACGCTAATGGGCATGAAAAATACGTGTGCCTCTTCAGGATTGCAAGCCCTGAAGGGACTTTTATAGCTTTCTATTTCATCTATGAATTGCCCTTCTATGGCGTACGCGTCCTTCAATGGTCCACTGTGGACTAAAGGTTGCTCTCCTTCTCCATAGGTCCACACCTTGAACCTCTTCATCATCTCTATGTGGCTCCTGATCGATTACATAATGTACCAACAAGAATTTTGTTACTCATCCATAATTTTGTTactgtgttttatttattacaaatgTTATACAAATTGACGTGTAttaacttttaaacataaaacaaaaatatatttaaaaaatttgtttatgaaaaatattcaatttacTACTAATTTTATTACAAAGACTTAAAAATGGTGTGGCAATGAATATGCTTGTTGAGAtttcaacaacataataaataaatgtttctcaacataataaaaaaaaaatgtttcaaatttttatttatttatttatttttttgtgcttgatgacacattaatttataagcttatggaaccaaatttgtaatatctATATACAATCACTCATTATTGATTTATTATGTTGTAAACGTAAGATCAATCAAATTCATTGcaacattaatttattataacgattttagagtaaaatttgtactaaatttaacatttttcaaatcGTTAATACTAGCAAACAGTAATAAAGGAAGTTCTGAAATTTTCAAACTTAACTGATGAAAAGCATATGGATTTCTGTAAATGGAACCTCTAGGGATAAAGGTCTCTTTCTTCGTGGACATATATCTTCTTGTCCTAATTGCTTCACGTATCGCGGCCCTTGCTTTAGCTAAACCTACTTCAATTATCTTTAAGCTATTTTTCTTCAGGTCATAACATAtacattaacaaaaataaaaaataaataaaatttcaaagtacAGCTAGCAATGATTAAACAACGAGCAATATCaatcataaaatttaaacaaaaagttAGCAAAATTTAGATGTTTCTTACTTTGATATTACCAGCCTTATATGTATTGCAATTGGTTGAAAGAAACACATCTTGGGATACTTGCTGTGGATTTGTGTGGTGGCTTTTTCTAAgataggaagaagaaaagagagtggAATAGTCTATGTTTAAggaagaggaaaagaagaggaagaaaagaattagaGAAAATGGAATAAATACAAAAGATATGGAGCAGCTAAAGCCTGCCATGGCttcagttttttttcttctttgtctcaCTCTTATGTAGGGTTTTCTTATCAAGAGAGATGAAGATATATGTGAAAGACCACATATAGGCTGTAAGAGATCGAAGTTGCATTAATGTTGCAAgctttagtttagtttagtttgcCAACATTTgctaaatcaaaatttatatggGGAAGTGTTCGACTAGTGAAAGGCCATTAGCATGGTCATGTGATTTACATTTAAATTACATTTGAAATAAAGATCGGTCGTTGATATCGATACTCATGTATTTAACTATGTTGATAATCGAGTAAATTCGCAGCAAATTAATGCCATGAcgacaaaaccaaaaaaacgaATTTCAGCCACGAGTACGGGTGCGACTTTTGGTAGAATAGAAAGTCTGGGTAAAACCTGTTGTAAAATAGCGAAAGCAGAAGCtcaaattcaatcaaatattaggaatcaaaaaaattttaatatatcaaatttggaaatttgggGTAATACAAATTAGTATAAAGACACTCTTACAAATCTAAATCTCAAATACATCAAAATAGCTCTTTCTTATAAATCCAAAACTAAGGGGCAATAAAAcctcttttactattttaaattgCAACCCACAAATATCAAAGAATCAAATTATAAGAGGACATGCCGAATAGAGAGCTTCTTTCACACACTTATGCCAAAGTCAGTTTCCAAATTGTTATAAAAGgagttttaaacccaaaaaaaaaaaaaaaaaaagttcttatttcaaataaaattttaaatcaaatagaGACAAGACTTATATAATTGATAGTaaccaaaaagaataaaaattcctcttttttttttttcttttttttaatccaaaaccAACAAGGAGTCAAACTCCTTGATTCAAGCCATATGTCTACAAAACCATGCCAATGTTAACCCCACAAGTATATGATCTCGCAAGATGGTTGGCTTTACAACCACTCTAAGGAAACCTTATTATATATACCAGAGTTCATGAATCAAGTAACAGCTAAGAAAATTTCCACAGTGAACTTTCTTTAGTACTAGGAGCCTATAAGATATCGACTTAGTCAAAATCAGTAATCTGAACATGGATCCCATCATGTGTCATCATCATTACTCAAGTAAATAAAGGGTGTTTGTTACGCCATTTCAAAAGAAAACAtatgtttttaaataacattatacgtattttcacgTACTTTTTCATCCATATGTATTtccacaaatatttttaaataacaaaacatatttttttaagtgcACATACTAAACACTTCCTaagcttttgagttttgactttCACATGTAATTGATAATTAATTGTCTATATCTCCTTGAGCAGTGAGCAAAGGTGACTGAGATTATGgcttaaaaactttaaaatgcCTCAACTGGTCGGTTCAGCATTTGCTCTTTTGTCACCTTTTCTCTGTATCATTTCTTTGGTTATAAACTGAGCTTATGGCTTAAAAAGGGCCAAAATTTCCGTCAAGAACGGCATTTGTTTTTTCAATCAAACCCCTAGTGATTCGTGAAAAGAGAAATTCTAATGCAAAAAATCCGCTAAGGTATTTCTCCCACTTAATTTAGAAATCTTGTTCGGATCCCCATTGGTCTATCAAATACTATAATAGAGTTATTTCAAATTACTTCACTAATTGTGTTGTAAATCATACTTATAGGGAGGCAAATTAATTTGTTGcccataattttataataataataataatactgcTATGgaatttctttaataaaaatagaggtATACGcatttttggggggggggggggggggaaggcatattatgtgaatttgattaaaaagtaaaaggaaCTCACGttccattctattccctccTATTAAACTTTCAAACAAGCTAGGGATAAAATCTTTTCACTccattctcttgtatttttcttgtccaaacacaaacaagttgtaaatgatatcatattatcatatatattatataataaaagttggctTTATAAGTCATGGTTGTGCCAAGTGATTTCACtaacttatataatttttttctaaactgTAGTTGCATTAAGTAAAGAACTTCACCTAAGTTTcagaaatttaaattctactctaactaaaaatctattatcaaaatttcaaaacttatatatattcacCAATGCTCTTTCCATAGAATCCCTTTTGCACCCcacgtttttattttatttttttcaagttgCAACTTAAGCATATGGATTTGTATATGATAgttttgattaaataaatttattttacttattgttatttgtttctaaatttgCATGTATGGATATTATGTCAAAGGAAGTCTActataaagaagcaaaacaaGAGACACCCATATAATTAAGTTTTGGTTTCTCTTtggtaagttttttattttattttttaaattctcaagttttgaactattttgtatgttttaggttttggttattttatgtatttagtttgtaagtgtttatatttttttaattgactaATACTACAAAAAAATTGGTTCAAAACATGTTTTCATGTGTTGTAGTGCAATCTCATTCAAAGATACTGTAGGAACACAATTTTAATGATCCAATCCTTGTTGGTCAGGTCTTGGCCCAAGgagtcccacacaatgaatttctTGAAGAGTATGGGTTAAAGAACTTGGTTTCAATTAGTTTAGACGGTTTGTTGCATGGGTCATGGAAATACAGAAAcaagaatgaagaagatggatgTGAAAAGGGAAATTTTATTCATGGGCATACATTCGTACAGTGAAATTTTGCTCTTGtgttccttctctcttttttccgtccccttctcttgggggactcttacatattatataggccctttTTTGTCATctgggccttacacttgttgatcatccaaactcctacttgagcacctgtcccatcagacacccttatcaaCTCTTTGTGaattgcagtggccaaggtagtactgttcaggagtcttctcctcattaatgcggccaggagagtagttgtgatgcatttaatgtggtggtggcagcctttgATGAGATATTTCAGGTTCCCTTCTTTTTCACATGTTTAGAAGATGGACTGCAGTTGCTGGGGCGCACTTTTGATCCAGATTTTgcaatgtccgaggaggaattactcctcagACTCGTTTTCTTTGTCTCTGGGCCTAAATAAAGATTGCCCGGGCCATGACGTCTTCTCGGACGGCCTagtcctcggacgggcccagGGCCCAGCCAGCTTATTATTCTGGGTCGGTCCCCACAGATACTTTTACTTATTGGTTGTTAAGACTTTATcaatatttatcaatttttgtattttaaaattttgtttgtactttgtgttaatttcttagtATGCAAAATTCCTCCCATAGATCATATAATTTAAGCTTCCTGTAAACTTTTTCAttaccagttaagctaattGAAAATCATATGTAAGCCTATCTTTAATtaacttctttttcatttttttttttttaaagttgaaatttgatttgtttttcattaatgaattgggattttggcttaattttgttataaaatattttaatcattacatttattattcttttcatgtgtaatattaatatatgtgtTCTTAAAGACTAAAACACAATATAATTAGAGACATTACTCAAGTTGTATAAATTAGAGTGTTAAccatttgaataaaatcaacactaaaacaaattatttgaatatcaaaataagacttaaaaataaaatttcttttaggtGTACaaatacaattgattttttaatcttaagtttggaattaattattttaggaTAACTTTATTTATGCAAGTATTAGAAAAGATTTAATTGCTTGAATTCAAATCACCCTCCTCGttaataaataagaaattataaataaaaaaaacaattagaaaagtttttattgatcattttaattagagatattatatataaggacaaatttacaaaattatgcattttatataataataatcattcatTTAGTTAGAAATgagttataaaattatgtaataataactcatttagttattatttctcacaaaaatatataagaaaattaatgACTAAAGCGTGCAACCCACGACACTTTCACTAATATTCTGAAAACAAAATCAGTATTGATTTTACATTAATCAAATCTATTAGATGGGTTTATAGTGACATTGTTTTGGCAACCCTTAACATCTTTGTAGGGAAAAAATAACCTTAACAaagagaagaggaagatgattattgtcataaaaaaatttctcatattCCCTacagtttcaattttttagctACAATTTTTCCCACATTTCCCTATatctttattttcaattatatcaCTCTTATATCccacaattaaattttaaaaaaattgacttaaATATTCAATCTAGTAAAAATTactgattttgaaaattttaagacaaTAGAATCACCTGTACAAGTTTCACGGGGTAAATGAATATTTGTCCTTAATTTACAAACTATGTAGTAAAATGtctatattttgaaattatttagtaaaataccctttgtaaggacacgattctctggcggcccaataaggatgttgggctcgcgtacgaaagatccctcacaatatgatttgtagagagtgggcttgaaaagctagcctctggtcacggggcgatgtccgatcctggctttagaggaattcaggtagaaagaggagttgggcctgaacatttaagccctaagacgtcgcaccctatgggatgggactcctcggagttgatccgaggaccattgaggccttaccccggttatccaacgacggactttcttcagtgaagtccggtgttgttgagatgttctcccccatgtgatctttctttctttaggTGGGATCGGGTCCCCTTcagatttatttactttcttcttttatactcgtccgtgTTCATTATCCTTCGTCCaagtgtagggtcaatctttacaagactgatatttgtcccatcagtctaatcccagaattgttgggtatggttgataaggctgcagagtacggctctgtcatgtgttgggtcttatccggaagggtagtaaggataacttccccaagatattttggatctccttacaaattcgtccctataccagttttatcCCTTCATTTCGGTGGGATTCAAGATCTGCCGATgaccaaactgtcctcggctgccttccaaaaattgttttgtgctctgcactgtagagcttgggccacagctctcctcggattgggctttcggattttccaggagcaattgggcttggtccttaaattattgggccccacacccttattttttaaactcaattttaacaaaattgagttatgTGTAAAACTCGATattctcaaaatcaaaatatatgtatatttttaagtggaaCACAACATTATTAATGTCgagtttcacttaaattttcaaaaaaatttaagtggtaAAATATACATAGAACTCTATATTGCTAATGTCGAGTTCCACTTGTaacttgattttgttaaaatcgagtttaaaaaacaaGAATGTTTTACTAAGTAGTttcaaaaaatgtcatt is a genomic window of Quercus lobata isolate SW786 chromosome 2, ValleyOak3.0 Primary Assembly, whole genome shotgun sequence containing:
- the LOC115957163 gene encoding probable glycosyltransferase At3g42180 isoform X3; its protein translation is MMKRFKVWTYGEGEQPLVHSGPLKDAYAIEGQFIDEIESYKSPFRACNPEEAHVFFMPISVTNIVDYVYMPITTDADFYRDRLQKIVMDYVKVVANKHPYWNRSNGADHFMLSCHDWAPDISVANHELFENLIRAHCNANTSEGFQPIRDISIPEIYIPSGTLGPLLQGHGPNNRPILAFFGGQAHGDIREILLKNWKDKDDDVQVHEYLPQGPNYTKIMTQTKYCLCPSGFEVASPRVVEAIYKGCVPVIISDSYHLPFSDVLNWGRFSVQIPVEKIREIKKILLGIPHEKYKKLQKNVIKVQRHFVLNRPAKPFDVLHMVLHSVWLRRLNFALPA
- the LOC115957163 gene encoding probable glycosyltransferase At3g42180 isoform X1, encoding MSTKKETFIPRGSIYRNPYAFHQSHIEMMKRFKVWTYGEGEQPLVHSGPLKDAYAIEGQFIDEIESYKSPFRACNPEEAHVFFMPISVTNIVDYVYMPITTDADFYRDRLQKIVMDYVKVVANKHPYWNRSNGADHFMLSCHDWAPDISVANHELFENLIRAHCNANTSEGFQPIRDISIPEIYIPSGTLGPLLQGHGPNNRPILAFFGGQAHGDIREILLKNWKDKDDDVQVHEYLPQGPNYTKIMTQTKYCLCPSGFEVASPRVVEAIYKGCVPVIISDSYHLPFSDVLNWGRFSVQIPVEKIREIKKILLGIPHEKYKKLQKNVIKVQRHFVLNRPAKPFDVLHMVLHSVWLRRLNFALPA
- the LOC115957163 gene encoding probable glycosyltransferase At3g42180 isoform X2 is translated as MSTKKETFIPRGSHIEMMKRFKVWTYGEGEQPLVHSGPLKDAYAIEGQFIDEIESYKSPFRACNPEEAHVFFMPISVTNIVDYVYMPITTDADFYRDRLQKIVMDYVKVVANKHPYWNRSNGADHFMLSCHDWAPDISVANHELFENLIRAHCNANTSEGFQPIRDISIPEIYIPSGTLGPLLQGHGPNNRPILAFFGGQAHGDIREILLKNWKDKDDDVQVHEYLPQGPNYTKIMTQTKYCLCPSGFEVASPRVVEAIYKGCVPVIISDSYHLPFSDVLNWGRFSVQIPVEKIREIKKILLGIPHEKYKKLQKNVIKVQRHFVLNRPAKPFDVLHMVLHSVWLRRLNFALPA